A portion of the Gadus macrocephalus chromosome 10, ASM3116895v1 genome contains these proteins:
- the grxcr1a gene encoding glutaredoxin domain-containing cysteine-rich protein 1 isoform X1, with protein sequence MEETAITPAGEKPQKRVRFRVASGNSGRVLKEMFKDDGPSDSLDSDCTSGSDADRASTPSTSGDTSTYGSLCSSLGSEVDESESEPDDLLLHAGARKDRVFTTKRVNIVSKNGTVRGVKDKVSAGQVLFENLSESICPQLLLEFGRIVIYTTSFRVVRTTFERCELVRKIFQNHSVKFLEKNIALDIDYGKDLEERCKRVGEPPSLPVVFVDGHYLGGAEKILDMNESGELQDLLTKIERAQHHHPCQSCGGFAFIPCPMCHGSKMSVFRNCFTDSFKALKCTSCNENGLQPCPSCSK encoded by the exons ATGGAGGAGACTGCGATCACGCCGGCCGGGGAGAAGCCCCAGAAGCGGGTTCGGTTCCGCGTGGCTTCAGGGAACAGCGGGCGGGTTCTGAAAGAGATGTTCAAGGACGACGGCCCCTCCGACTCTCTGGATTCAGACTGCACCAGCGGCTCCGATGCGGACCGGGCCAGCACCCCGTCCACCAGCGGGGACACGAGCACGTACGGCTCTCTGTGCAGCTCTCTGGGCTCCGAGGTGGACGAAAGCGAGAGCGAGCCGGACGACCTGCTATTGCACGCCGGGGCGCGTAAGGACCGCGTGTTCACAACCAAGAGGGTCAATATAGTCAGTAAGAACGGAACTGTGAGGGGGGTTAAGGACAAAGTGAGCGCGGGTCAAGTcttgtttgagaatctgtccgAATCCATTTGT CCCCAGCTATTGCTCGAGTTTGGGCGGATCGTGATCTACACCACAAGCTTCCGCGTGGTGAGGACTACCTTCGAGAGATGCGAGTTGGTCCGGAAGATCTTCCAGAACCACAGCGTGAAGTTCCTTGAGAAGAACATCGCCCTGGATATTGACTACGGCAAAGACCTGGAGGAGAGATGCAAGCGTGTGGGGGAGCCCCCCTCGCTCCCGGTCGTGTTCGTCGATGGACACTACCTTGgg GGTGCTGAGAAGATACTAGACATGAATGAATCAGGAGAACTTCAAGACCTCTTGACAAAAATTGAG agggcccagcaccaccacccgtGCCAGAGCTGTGGAGGCTTCGCCTTCATCCCGTGCCCAATGTGCCATGGCAGCAAAATGTCTGTGTTCCGCAACTGCTTCACAGACTCCTTCAAAGCCCTCAAGTGCACTTCCTGCAATGAGAATGGGCTCCAGCCTTGTCCCAGCTGCAGCAAATGA
- the grxcr1a gene encoding glutaredoxin domain-containing cysteine-rich protein 1 isoform X2 produces MEETAITPAGEKPQKRVRFRVASGNSGRVLKEMFKDDGPSDSLDSDCTSGSDADRASTPSTSGDTSTYGSLCSSLGSEVDESESEPDDLLLHAGARKDRVFTTKRVNIVSKNGTVRGVKDKVSAGQVLFENLSKAFTQPQLLLEFGRIVIYTTSFRVVRTTFERCELVRKIFQNHSVKFLEKNIALDIDYGKDLEERCKRVGEPPSLPVVFVDGHYLGGAEKILDMNESGELQDLLTKIERAQHHHPCQSCGGFAFIPCPMCHGSKMSVFRNCFTDSFKALKCTSCNENGLQPCPSCSK; encoded by the exons ATGGAGGAGACTGCGATCACGCCGGCCGGGGAGAAGCCCCAGAAGCGGGTTCGGTTCCGCGTGGCTTCAGGGAACAGCGGGCGGGTTCTGAAAGAGATGTTCAAGGACGACGGCCCCTCCGACTCTCTGGATTCAGACTGCACCAGCGGCTCCGATGCGGACCGGGCCAGCACCCCGTCCACCAGCGGGGACACGAGCACGTACGGCTCTCTGTGCAGCTCTCTGGGCTCCGAGGTGGACGAAAGCGAGAGCGAGCCGGACGACCTGCTATTGCACGCCGGGGCGCGTAAGGACCGCGTGTTCACAACCAAGAGGGTCAATATAGTCAGTAAGAACGGAACTGTGAGGGGGGTTAAGGACAAAGTGAGCGCGGGTCAAGTcttgtttgagaatct TAGCAAA GCCTTCACACAGCCCCAGCTATTGCTCGAGTTTGGGCGGATCGTGATCTACACCACAAGCTTCCGCGTGGTGAGGACTACCTTCGAGAGATGCGAGTTGGTCCGGAAGATCTTCCAGAACCACAGCGTGAAGTTCCTTGAGAAGAACATCGCCCTGGATATTGACTACGGCAAAGACCTGGAGGAGAGATGCAAGCGTGTGGGGGAGCCCCCCTCGCTCCCGGTCGTGTTCGTCGATGGACACTACCTTGgg GGTGCTGAGAAGATACTAGACATGAATGAATCAGGAGAACTTCAAGACCTCTTGACAAAAATTGAG agggcccagcaccaccacccgtGCCAGAGCTGTGGAGGCTTCGCCTTCATCCCGTGCCCAATGTGCCATGGCAGCAAAATGTCTGTGTTCCGCAACTGCTTCACAGACTCCTTCAAAGCCCTCAAGTGCACTTCCTGCAATGAGAATGGGCTCCAGCCTTGTCCCAGCTGCAGCAAATGA